Proteins from a single region of Pyrenophora tritici-repentis strain M4 chromosome Unknown M4_contig_00044, whole genome shotgun sequence:
- a CDS encoding Velvet domain containing protein: MPPAPMSSNHTRNLIGMNAVNACRLNDLDGKAGFWFVLQDLSVRTEGTFRLKLSLFDIGSGTNTVVPESQGPTHGKGPCLAHSFSEQFTVYSAKKFPGVIESTPLSKCFAQQGIKIPIRKDAPKEIVNANEYEADD, translated from the coding sequence ATGCCCCCCGCACCCATGAGTTCAAACCACACGCGCAATCTTATCGGCATGAATGCCGTCAACGCTTGTCGTCTCAACGACCTCGACGGCAAAGCCGGCTTCTGGTTCGTGCTGCAGGATCTGAGCGTCCGGACAGAGGGCACCTTTCGACTCAAGCTCAGCCTCTTCGACATTGGCAGCGGCACAAACACGGTGGTGCCCGAGAGTCAGGGCCCCACACACGGTAAAGGTCCTTGCCTTGCACACAGCTTCTCAGAGCAGTTTACAGTCTACTCTGCCAAGAAGTTCCCAGGTGTAATTGAGAGCACACCGCTCAGTAAGTGCTTTGCACAGCAGGGTATCAAGATACCGATACGGAAGGATGCACCAAAAGAAATAGTCAACGCAAACGAATATGAGGCGGATGATTAG